In a single window of the Anguilla rostrata isolate EN2019 chromosome 6, ASM1855537v3, whole genome shotgun sequence genome:
- the LOC135257823 gene encoding uncharacterized HIT-like protein Synpcc7942_1390, which yields MNSLLLRLRSRFTERTILNFSALLLASRIHCCAERSFCTTPKDEVTKARHADEARRKYGNLAPTIFSKVIDKSIPADIIYEDDKCLAFRDISPQAPVHFLVIPRTPIPRISAVEDDDAQLLGHLLVVAKNVAQKEGLVEGYRVVINDGKHGAQSVYHLHIHVLGGRQMSWPPG from the exons ATGAACAGTCTGCTGCTACGTCTGCGTTCGCGATTTACTGAAAGGACCATACTTAACTTCTCGGCTTTGCTTCTTGCAAGTAGAATTCACTGTTGTGCAGAG AGAAGCTTTTGCACTACACCGAAGGACGAGGTGACGAAAGCACGCCATGCGGATGAAGCCAGAAGGAAGTACGGAAACCTGGCTCCGACTATTTTCAGTAAAGTGATCGACAAATCCATCCCTGCAGACATCATCTATGAGGACGACAAG TGCCTGGCATTCCGTGACATCAGTCCCCAAGCACCGGTCCACTTCCTGGTTATTCCTCGGACTCCTATCCCAAGAATCAGTGCGGTGGAGGATGACGATGCACAG CTCTTGGGACACCTCTTGGTTGTGGCCAAAAACGTGGCTCAGAAAGAAGGTTTGGTGGAGGGATACAGAGTAG TGATTAACGATGGAAAGCACGGAGCCCAGTCTGTTTATCACCTCCACATCCACGTTTTGGGTGGCAGGCAGATGTCGTGGCCCCCAGGCTAG
- the LOC135257808 gene encoding lipoprotein lipase-like, with translation MGKANIGTLIISIYFVKMCARFSTTATDETSFSNGTDWLRDYSDIQSKFSLRTCDGPDEDLCYLVPGHPHTAHECQFHAHARTFMIIHGWTVTGMFESWVSMLVQALYEREPHANVLVVDWLDRARQHYPTSAANTKLVGRDVAKFINWMEVELQYPLEMVHLLGYSLGAHVAGIAGDLSKKKVYRITGLDPAGPGFEHADAQSSLSPDDAEFVDVLHTNTRGSPGRSIGIQRPVGHVDIYPNGGTSQPGCDLQSAMLKIAMSGIQNVNQLMKCSHERSVLLFVDSLLNSEQQSTAFLCSSRETFSRGLCLSCRGNRCAKLGYGARPVRTRRSLTMYLHTRGVMPYKVFHFQVKVHFFSQDDVTFRDQPLKVSLFGTLGEKEGISLILPTMQGNSTASFLVTSDVEVGELLRVELQWVKDYVFKFWEHPGLSPFYARRLRVKAGETQARVVFGAKDGEFVFLSRGGGYVTFIRSKEDPASLKQERLHRLKMIGSSFKQSAE, from the exons ATGGGCAAAGCAAACATCGGGACGCTtatcatttcaatttattttgtaaaaatgtgcgCACGTTTTTCAACAACCGCCACTGATGAAACTTCATTCA GCAACGGCACAGACTGGCTGAGGGACTACAGCGACATCCAATCGAAGTTCTCCCTGCGCACCTGTGACGGTCCAGATGAGGACCTGTGCTACCTGGTACCTGGTCACCCGCACACCGCCCACGAGTGCCAGTTCCACGCCCACGCACGGACCTTCATGATAATTCACGGCTGGACG gtaacGGGGATGTTTGAGAGCTGGGTGTCCATGCTGGTGCAGGCTCTGTACGAGCGGGAGCCCCACGCTAACGTGCTGGTGGTGGACTGGCTGGACCGAGCCCGTCAGCACTACCCCACCTCCGCCGCCAACACCAAGCTGGTGGGCCGCGACGTCGCCAAGTTCATCAACTGGATGGAG GTGGAGCTACAGTACCCCCTGGAGATGGTGCACCTGCTGGGGTACAGTCTGGGGGCCCACGTGGCCGGCATCGCTGGAgatctctccaaaaaaaaggtCTACAGGATCACAG GTCTGGACCCCGCTGGCCCGGGGTTCGAGCATGCTGACGCGCAGAGCTCCCTCTCCCCGGATGATGCCGAATTTGTGGACGTCCTGCACACGAACACGAGGGGGTCCCCCGGGCGCAGCATCGGGATCCAGCGGCCCGTGGGGCACGTGGACATCTACCCCAACGGCGGGACGTCCCAGCCCGGCTGCGATCTACAAAGCGCCATGCTGAAGATCGCCATGTCCGGCATCCAGA atgtGAATCAGTTAATGAAGTGTTCCCATGAGCGCTCAGTGCTCCTGTTTGTCGACTCGCTGCTGAACTCCGAGCAGCAGAGCACGGCGTTCCTCTGCAGCTCCAGGGAGACCTTCAGCCGCGGCCTGTGTCTCAGCTGCCGTGGCAACCGCTGCGCCAAGCTGGGCTACGGCGCCCGGCCGGTCCGCACCCGCCGGAGCCTCACCATGTACCTGCACACCCGCGGGGTCATGCCCTACAAAG TTTTTCACTTCCAGGTGAAAGTACATTTCTTCAGCCAGGACGATGTGACCTTCAGGGACCAGCCACTGAAGGTGTCTCTCTTCGGGACTCTGGGAGAGAAGGAAGGCATTAGCCTCATCCT GCCCACCATGCAGGGGAACAGCACGGCGTCCTTCCTGGTGACGTCGGACGTGGAGGTGGGGGAGCTGCTGCGGGTGGAGCTGCAGTGGGTGAAGGACTACGTCTTCAAGTTCTGGGAGCACCCCGGGCTGAGCCCATTCTACGCCCGCCGGCTACGCGTCAAAGCTGGGGAGACACAGGCCAG GGTGGTGTTCGGGGCCAAAGATGGGGAGTTTGTCTTCCTCTCCAGAGGAGGGGGCTACGTCACCTTCATCAGATCCAAAGAGGACCCAGCCAGCCTGAAACAGGAGAG GCTGCACAGGCTGAAGATGATTGGCAGCTCGTTCAAGCAGAGCGCAGAGTAA